The genomic interval ACACTTTTCTGAAGCACATTGTTGATCATCACCACTAACCAATAACATTGTTGGTATCGATATGTCTTCTACctgattagaaaaaaataaaataagttcaCGTTTGACTCGCACTCAGTATTTGAGAAAGAATTCGCAAATCAATAACAAGTTTGATGCTTCATCTAATCGATAATTGATTGATGAATATCGTCAAGGTCAagggattttccaaaagggggggcatATTTtgcccgaggaaaaatttgacaagccccccccccaagtccTCACTTTCAAtaggggcacacttgtgttttaaccgcatttttacattacagattttaattgtgcctctcaaagggggggggggggggcacagagagagagagacgagccagctgtgccccccccccccccgatggatccgccagtgatcgCATGGATAATAAATATCTGATAGTTCCGGCACTGTTCAGTACTTTATTTATAAAGTTGAATAACTTACTGGTGGAATACAGTCTGCTCTGTAATCTATATGATGAACCTTGTGATTGAAATCAAACTCGAACCACTCCTCACCATCATCTCTTTTTGTTATGCGGGTGTATGACCCAGGAGGTCTAGAAATGATTCATATCAATAAGTCATTCATATTAATCcgttttcattgaaaattaagCTTTGATCCAAttctaaaggtcaagtctaccccagaaaaaaaaatgctgatttgaataaatagagaataatcgaactagcataacactgacaattttatcaaaatcggatataaaataggaaagttatgacatttaaaactttcgcttatttttcacaaaacagtgatatgcacaactcagtgacaggcaaatgagacagacgatgacgTCCTTCACTAATATTcctttattctgttttttattgtttgaattatataatttatcattttttacagattcgacaataggaccaacttgactgatccATATAggattaaacaatgctaatttcttattttcagggaagaattaatcTATGTTTCCTtggacaatgagaagaaaattagaatatttcatatttcagataacaaaatgaatagtgagttgatgacgtcatcagtctctcatttgcataccgaccataGATGTGCatatatttgttaaattaagtgaaactttaaaatgtaataactttcttattttacgtccgattttgataaatttttttcagtgttatgcttgtttgattttctctttttatcaaaatcaactttttgatgaagtggacttgtcatttaacaatgatgtacataattatgcaaCAAAACTGTAATCATTTCAACATTATaaatatttgtacattttttaaaactccATTTAAATTTGTTTAGGTCGACGCTTGTAGTTCCTCTGGTTGTGGGTTGTAAATGGACAAACATAGAATGATAGATAATTGCATTTGAGGATGAATAGATAGATCAACCAATAGAAACGATTAAATGAGTAAACgaatcaatgaaatgaaagaatgaattaataaattattAGTTGTTGAGGGCGTTTATCATTTGACTTCCGACAGAGGTATATTTTTTGCTCTCAAACTATAATCATGGTTTTACACCATAAAAATGTCCTCCTTTCGGAGAATTGCCatttaatgtaataatgacAGTAATAAGGATGGTGAcgataatttatcaattatgtTAATGAAAAGACTttttgcccgggggggggggcagtcataTATATTGCTGTAAACCTGCGTGActaaaaaacgcgtttaaaggggtgttttttttcagtttggaaaacgtgtttagggtatagTGTTTTTCCctccaagctttttccccggggctTTTTCTTCCAcgtttctgaaaagtgttcgggTTCTTACCGATTGAGCGGGTATAACCCTCAActgcaatggggggggggggatgcaatACCCATGATGAATATTTAAGCTTAAAGTAGacaaacttgtttaggggtcatattctaGTAATAACTAGTTTAGGGGCcgaaatgtgtaaatgaagaccgcgaaaaacttgtttaggtgGTTATTTTTCACACAGAAAAACTCGTTAGAGGGTGTTTgcaaataatttggtcacgcatgtgtacagcaatacatttgactgccccccccccccccgggactttTTATGCCCCAAAAGTTAAAAAGTAACTCTTGGTATCTAAATAGGCATGTGGATCAGAGATTTTGTCTTTTTCGTACCGATTGTCtcattttccattcatttcattcttgCGTTTTACTTCGAAAAGCTTCGAAAGTCAAAAAGCTTCAGCGAAACGCTAGCTTCATGGatatttttaacatgtttaatgttttagtgagaataaaacaatgaatggGCAAAACTGACGGAACAAAACCTGTCGAGTGAACAAATGAAAGCGGGCAATATGCTACGAAGAATGCGAGCAAGTGCACCAGACGGAGtttataattttgatatgaagaaacccatgggcggaaatcccaggggggacgtgtcccccctactcaaaatagtaggggggcacaatatcaaatgtcccccctactcaaaatagtagggggggggcacaatatcaaatgtccccctactatttgtggtcttttatgatggtaagaaatacatcattcaaaatcgaaataaaacatgtattttaggacgagatatgaccttacttttgggataactttttctttttttttgcttgtcaaatttattttcgtcgaaatgatcttacattttgggtgataacttttttttgtttgtttttttttgcttgtcaaattttccagccccttgtccccctaccttttgggagagatttccgcccctgaagAAACCTAATTGTTTTAAAACAAGATGACACACTTACCCTGCCGGTTCAATTATATTCCCATCGATAGTCTCAAGACCGACGTGCGTGGCAAGAAAGTCAACACATCTTTGGACACCCAAACACTGGATTGGAAGGTCAGGGATTCGAGACACTGCGTTCAAGGCCAGTGTTCCACCGTAACAAGTACCATTTAATCCAATTCGATTCTCGTCTATATCTGGATGTGTTCTGGCAAACTCTATAATATCCTATATCAAAGATTAAGACAGACATAAGATAATGAACTAATATTATTACATTCCCCGTATTTGAGACAGATAACAAGTTGTTGCaggacttcaaaaaaaaaaaaaaaaaaaatccaccttcAGCTCTCTCCACGACTGAATGTTTTTCATTGAGATGTCCCCATGCAAACGCTACATGAATTTTTGATCGATGCAGCCAAATTTCATACAATAAGTTAAAACTTGTACTGTTCTCACAACAAACGGTTCTAAGAGGATGCCAACGgacagaaacattttttttttggggggggaggcgTTAAAAACTATTTATGAGAGTCGGGAAATATTGTGCTattgtgttttatttataataaaaacaagattgaagttttcatgttttttccaacaaaattaatttgatatcCACAAATTTTGACGATCATATCCAGTCTTTAATTATCAAGTGAATGACAAAAGTCGTTATATATTACAGTTAaaagatttcattttattatattcCTAATATACCACACTCTCTCACTTATTTCTTATTTCTGTATTACCACAACTGCTTAATTACATTTTCCTGATAAGTGTTGATAAAAGAACTTACTATCAATAATCGGCAATTCAAGTAGGCATTACCATGCTTCTGGAGGTCGTCCTTTAGTGACTGGAAGTAATCGAACTCAAACACTCCAAAACCATGTGAGGCAAGGAGAGGGAATCTATCACGAGCAAAGGTTGGTCCTAATCCAGGCATCTCGATGACAAGAGGTACAGGGGAGGACTGGTTAGCTGGATTGATTGTTAgatgaataaattgatttgagTTGACCGATTGATTGTTGGTCATTTGATGAATAATTGTTCGATtgattgagtgagtgagtgagtgatcgATCCATTGGTACTTGATAGATTGATTGGTTATTTGAATTGATAGCTTAAGTAAATTCATTGATTGTATATTGTTTCATccattggttgattgattgatttgatgaCTGATTAGAGTGAGTGAGTGATCTATCGATCGATTGGTCTTTTGGTTGGATCATTTGATTTCTGATTTGCATGCTTGATGGTTTAGTCGATTGTTGTATTCCATGATTGATTAATACATGCATTGATTTATCGAATGATAAGTCTTTTATTGATTCAATAAATTATACCAATGTAATGGACAACATATACCTTTCTTCGGCAAGTAAAGTGTCCCCATGGCCCCGCCACATTCAACGAAACTATGCTCGACGTACGGAGCAACAAAGTGTCTTTCAACAATGACAGAGTCCAACTCTTCTTGCTGGATACTGTTGCTTTTGCCACTGTCTATATCATACATTGAGATTGTATAGACCAAAGGATTGGTTggtttgaatatatatattcttgggtACTTGGCAGCATGCACAGGTAATGACTGAACTCTTGAAAGTAATCCCATTGGCTCTATTCCTGCGTATGTGCCTCCTTCCGAAGGGTCGTCATTAACTGTATAAAATTAAAGAATATAAGGCCTGCTATGATGACGACCATTTCATGTTtttatcaggggcggatccgggATTTCccaagacggggggggggggggcacattttcccgaggaaaaaattgacaagcaaaaaaaaagaaaaggttttcATCAAAAAGATAaggacatttcgtccacgaaaaaaattgacaagcaaaaaaaaagtcttcactttaaaaaaaaaaagggggcacacttctcTTTTAACGGCATTTTACATTACTTAACAAATATCAATTGTACCTCTCAAAAGGGGAGTTGGGCACGGACCGGCTTTAattgcccccctggatccgccagtggtttTTATGACAATATCATAAGTACCATGGGCCGTGTAGTTTTGTGAGATTTGGGGTCCCAAGGGGAAGGGGAGGACGAGGTATCCCTCTCCCATATAGGCCGTGCCATGCAAAACTGGAATCTCGAGAGGGTGGGCGGGGCACCCGCGGCCTCGGTGGTTCACCTCGCCATGCAATTACTTCTTATGCgagttatttttatcatcaacaTCTTTGATGTTTTAAAAGTAACTTTTATAGATCAATGTTACTCATCAATTAAAGTATAGTTTGGAAGAATAATAGTCCCTTATATTGTGATCATCAATAGATCAAGAAATATTTCAGATACAAGATTTTGTACATCTCCATTTTCTCTAGTCACAATCGCAACAGAATTCGGGGGCTGTAGttcaaatatgaatatatttcttcaaGACTATCGGAAATTTGGAGTTATAAgagtataataattatttttttcacgtTGATTCGGTCGTTTGCAGTGTATTTACCAAGTATTACGATTCCGGATTAAAGTTTTTATAAGAATGTAAAACACACGTCTTTAGTTTCAACCAGGGGCGACATTCGTACCTGATATTTCCCCTTTCTCGTTCGCCGTATACTGAGCATGAGCTTCGAACTCAAATCTCCCACATTCAGTGGAAACTGTTGAACGTAATTCCACCGTTTGCCCGGCTGCTAGCCCATTAGCCCTTATATCCAGACATTCATCTGATAATCCAATACGAGGGCACACATGAAGCTTTGAAGAAGACAATATAATTTGATTACAACTGAAATGTCGCGTTAgttgttttactttgtgaatCCGTAAATCGCATAATAATTTTCTCCCAATGTTCATGATATTCCTGAAATGCATGACTGTCTCTTTCTTGTATGATGGCGAAGTATTAATCCTGATATATCCTAACTTGAATATTCAGGTTGCATGACATGCTactgaatacatgtataagctTGTCAACAAAATAGAATTGctatcataataaaaatatatagctGTAGACTTTGGACTTTGATAGGAAATTCATGAACTCCTAATAAAATGGATATATAGGTATACAGATTATATTCGCCAAAATTCCGTTTGGAAGTGTACTCGTGTTGAAAGCATAATATTTGTCCTTTTACTGAAGGGTTGAGGGGAAACGGCAAAGCCCTTGACAGAATTAATGACTGTACTTACAAGGGAGGGGCGGGGGTGATTTTCAAGTAAGGATTGCGATTTGATTGGTCGATTGATTAGATTGACATGTGGATCCAGCGTCCTGTGTCATAAAACTTCTTGAAAATTAATAAGTCTAATCCAATCAAAATGAACTGAATGACTAAggaaataacaaacaaaagaaagcaCCCACAGAAAACCTCGCTTATTTCATAAATCCGTGATATAggcataaaattatgaaaatcatgGGCGGTTCGTAGACATTTCTATTAATACTCTAATTTCATCCCATTTCCCATTCCCCCTTTTGTTGTCTTCGCTACTTGACAAATTATAGGGAGGGGCGATCAAAGGAGACTCGCCCCTATTTAGTGTTTTCTTTAAATCTgtcaatattttgatttgatttgattcattttttcttctgcattcataacaatgatatacaatacaattttcattgcGTAACAAGCATAATATATCAGTAATTGATTTTGGTAttaatcataaagaaaaaatacaaaataaaaaagtcattctaaacaaatatgatctactaccaacaaagaaaatttaacatttacagtttgcaggagaaggattgtcattacAAGCAGATtgcttaaaaaaataacaacccCGGATATTGATCCTATGATGATGAGCTTTGACTTTTTTTCTTAGCCTAGATAGCATGCAGCGGCGTACCTGCATGGCAAACTTCGTCAGGAGGGACAAACCGTTTCCGACaactgaaaaaaaggaaaacgtCAAAGGTCACCATCTTTGAAACACATTCcaataaaattaatgataaatttatgataaatcGATGGTCATCAAAattctagggggggggggggggcaccacgCCCTTAAATACGCTATGTGTGATCCATTATCAGAAAATGTGTAAAGACAGTAAAGTGATATATTTAGTGACGTATCTTACTCGATCGATAACTGTACTACTTTACATACAAGCCAACAATTTTAATCTGATTATGCACATTGGTAAACAAAGTTATCTATTAATCTTATCTGTAAGTTAACAAAATCTTATCTGTAAATAAACGGAGTTTATCAGAATTTATTGCCGGACAAAAATATCAACCACTAGGTCTTTTTAGCAGTTTTCAAGACCAAGATATTTTGGAGACCAAGTTAACGCGAGAAAAAAATCTAACATCGTTTTAGAAAAAGGGGCATCTGCCCACTTGATAATTTAAACTCTTTCAAGGCAAAAATCCCAGCTGTTTCATCGTCGAACAGTGCGAGCCTTCGACACACCCACCCGTTCGACCAATCAGAGCAATCGATGAAAAATCAGTATAAGTtgcaagtctttttttttcattattggaaaacaaaaaaactttaaCATAAAATGTAAGTCGTGGTTTAATTCAACAATATGTTGGGaactaaaaaatatttgtcgcaattttttaatatatgattTAGAATGCTAGAACTCTTACAAATCAATATTTAGTGCTAAATCTGAACACTCCCGGTGTGTAAAATAGACTACACACTCAACTCATTGCAAAACAGGACTTGTGACGTCACCAGTGCCAATTGATTGCGCGGGTCTAGACTATTGTAAACATGGTCCATTATCGTGCTCACGTCGATTTTTTCCACTGCTGGGATATCCCATCATCTGTTTTTCATTCGTACCAAGATCGCGTCCGGGATCGCATCTCAATAGCAAAGGCGTCGTTTAGTCAACATAttatcagtcatgtcagtggcAGTGATCTAACAAACATAGAGTTTACAATACAAAAAATTGGTAGGATGTGTTAATCACGATTGACGGAGTTACGGAGCCGGCGCCGGAGGATTTTGAGTAACTTAGAACCCGAGCggaattattattttctaaCTACAGTACCTGTGCGGTACCGGTGGATCAGTCTTGAAAAAGTACTAATAACCTcgcatgcttgtgtgagtgCACTGTACCGGCAAACCAGTATCACTATCAGTAAATTAACGGCTCGATCTTCCCAAAATGGCGTATCGACTAGCCATTCTCTCAAGAGCAAGAAACGGTCTCCTCTTCATCAACAAAAATCGTGTGCAATTAAATGTAGAACTAGAAGGTCATCGTGTGTTGTGCAATGGAATGGGAGTGAGATTCAAAACTGCTGCAGCAGCAGCGACAAAGCCTCAGAATGTTCAGAGTCAGACTAATAATCACAATGTGGAAGTTGTGGACCAAGTCCAAGATCATGAAGATGCTGGAAGTAAAAGATTGTCTCCTGCGCCTGAAACCAGAACGGGCATGACGGGTTTAGATCTGTCATTTTCACAACCTGAAATTGCATACAGCAGCAAGACAACTCTGGAATTATTACGATCAATCATGGTTCTCAAACTTTGTCAGTTTGACTTTCTTGTTAAATACAATAAACAGGTAGGTATACTAGGTAGGGTCTAAATTCTATCTAAGGGCATAAACGCGTCACATGGATTTGGTTTGATATAGAATCTAGTTGATTCTGGGACAGGGTTGGTGCCACCTATTTCAACATAATTCTAAATTACAGAGAAACTGACAAGATGAAGGTTAAAGAAAAGGGATTCTGTCTGTTAATCTCTTTGATGCTGAATCAGTTGACatgaaaattgtcatgaaattcaataataaattaagtgaatttattgtaaagtaattgaatgtaattaaaagtaTTTGACAGTAATTGAagtcaattacattttttatttcaaaatacaattacaattactttcccTTTCAAACCTAatacaattatttcaaaaatgtaattaattacgTAATTGATCATCAATTTAACTGAGCCCTACCCTGTTCTGGACTCTAGGCATGAATTTAGTCAATTCCCTGTTTGTCATATCTTCATAGGTCTGTTATAAAGATCAATCTGGATTGGTCATGTTATATTCTTTTATGAATGTAACTAATTTCTTGTTGCATTTCATTTTTGGGTTGAATAACTACATCTTGTTTGCTTGGAACTGGGAGATTGGGATAGAGGTAGGGGCTTGATTGACTACATTTTAATATGTATCTTGCTGTTTCACTAGTATCAGGCCTACTTGAAAATTGCATTTATGACCAGA from Lytechinus pictus isolate F3 Inbred chromosome 2, Lp3.0, whole genome shotgun sequence carries:
- the LOC135157194 gene encoding proline dehydrogenase 1, mitochondrial-like, translated to MAYRLAILSRARNGLLFINKNRVQLNVELEGHRVLCNGMGVRFKTAAAAATKPQNVQSQTNNHNVEVVDQVQDHEDAGSKRLSPAPETRTGMTGLDLSFSQPEIAYSSKTTLELLRSIMVLKLCQFDFLVKYNKQLLDFSRKILGKRLFEALMKATFYGHFVAGEDQPSIKPKVERLNRYGVGAILDYSVEEDIPHNQAVDAEMESCISEADHDEKGRLEIDLCYLKCK
- the LOC129283804 gene encoding acyl-coenzyme A thioesterase 1-like, giving the protein MHFRNIMNIGRKLLCDLRIHKVKQLTRHFSCNQIILSSSKLHVCPRIGLSDECLDIRANGLAAGQTVELRSTVSTECGRFEFEAHAQYTANEKGEISVNDDPSEGGTYAGIEPMGLLSRVQSLPVHAAKYPRIYIFKPTNPLVYTISMYDIDSGKSNSIQQEELDSVIVERHFVAPYVEHSFVECGGAMGTLYLPKKANQSSPVPLVIEMPGLGPTFARDRFPLLASHGFGVFEFDYFQSLKDDLQKHGNAYLNCRLLIDIIEFARTHPDIDENRIGLNGTCYGGTLALNAVSRIPDLPIQCLGVQRCVDFLATHVGLETIDGNIIEPAGPPGSYTRITKRDDGEEWFEFDFNHKVHHIDYRADCIPPVEDISIPTMLLVSGDDQQCASEKCLARVASRIHSAGKSNLLETHYFEGAGHLLDSPYFPLCRQSKVDMPNIDRAKLVNWGGDPALHARALVKSWQKTISFYRRHLRPEEDWRQDWHE